Below is a window of Brassica napus cultivar Da-Ae chromosome A5, Da-Ae, whole genome shotgun sequence DNA.
agttctatgaaatatatatactatacactaaataatataataaaattaatgtaaatattaaattttaaaaataagaattaatGTCTAtgcactaaaatcaaatatatttttattttagaataaataaattttaaaataagaaatctaaataaaaaaattgtaattaatatctttataaattaataaaatttcaaaatcctaacattattaattataGATAGAAGTTTTATTGTATCTGCTATGATTAATTTGGGATATATACAAGACACTTCATCTAGTTATCGAcaaaaactattatatatacGAAAAACATTGAAATTCATTACACCTAGCATATTCCTGAACAGAGTGCTATTATAAGTAATGTGACATTTAGCATTTAATTtactaaatataatatattacccACATTTTATAACGATtttacatcaatttttttttaattttaaataaagataATCAGgtgtttgaaatattttaaacattgaaAGAACAACTTATATTCAAACTGAAATATTtagtccaaaatattttttacaaggaAATAGATAAATTCATCATCAAACATGTTAGGTTGTCAATAAGATTCGTAATGTGACATGCGATACTTGTTAGAGATGGTATATTATCTAAGTCAAGATTTAGTAATGTAACATCGACACTTAACGTGATGCAGATGGTATGTTACTTGCATTTCTACGGCTTTTAAATTTCCAACAATtgcatgatatatatttttttgtaaaaacatgATATTTGAAACGTCTTAACCTAAATACCATAATCTATTTTCAACCTGAAATACTTAACCCAAAATAGTCTTTATAGCATTCTCTTAGAGAAAATAGATAAAATCATCATCAATCCTTTGTGAATTGAGCTTTGGTCCACTTTTTCGTGTGCATCCACTAAAAGAGGTATAGGCGAAAATTACTCAATAAAACGATCACATATACCTACATGATCATAAGATACACTATTAGGATTAGGTTTTCTCAAAGTGAGTTTATCTCTATGTGTTTGTTGAGAGTATCTCATGTgagtatttcaaaatataaagaaataaagACATTAAAGTTAATTATGTTGAGTATTTTAAACTCATGAGATACTATGAGATGATCTTTTATGCATTTGAGATACTCATAATTCAATATTAATGATACATACTTGATACTTGCACATATATATTTAGGGATATTTATGTTGAAAACCCATTTCAAAAACTCCACACTGGACATGCTCTTATGATGTGAGGGGTTTTAGGATTGGGACTATAACACGTAAAGTAGACAAAAATCCTTGGTATAACTTAAATGCATGCATAGCATATCCATATCTACGTGCATCATCATTAATTTCGTATGAACAAGTATTTGATTTTCTAATTAATCAAAGGTACGACAAGCATGTAGATTTTAAGTATATAGTGTTATGTCGACGTTATTGGATTTAGAGGCGATATGttcttaatgaattttattgtGTTTCATTAGTTCTTACAAATGATCTGCTTTATTGTGCTCATATGTGATTATACTCCATCTTTGGTTACATGAACTTTTTATTTCCTAGGTATTGGAGACCAGTTAGAGAAAGATTCCAATACAATCACTGCTTGTTCCAAAACTCATTTCTCTAATGccttgagaagaaaaaaaatggttgaAACCAAGAATAAACCCCTTGTATAAGTCATGAGAAATCGTATTGTAGCTAACATATATCATCAAATCTTCACATTGTTATTATTTACGAAGATGCTTGACAACGGTTCCCTCACATGATAACTCATGTAGACTTCGAGTCTCTTGTGGATTTGTTCATCATAGCCCCAAATTATAAATTCGGCTTAGTTGGATATGCTACTAAAACATGTTAGGTGCTACCGAGGATAAACAAACCATAATAGAGATTTGTATTTTATCATTGTTAGGTCTGACTTTTTTGTTTCCCTTGACTTGGGTCCAGATGTCTTGGTATCAAGATAACGTTTGGTGTTTTTGTGAAGACAAAACCTGTTATGTTTTGTCTAGGTGTCACTAGAAGCAAATTTTATCCATggcaaaaaattataatacatcCGAGAGTTGCTAATGTTACTAGACTTTTGTATCTTGCAGTTGTATGTTTTAACAAAACTACATTAGATAAGATATCATTCACATAATCTACAGCTGCACGTAGAAAGCAAAGTAGTACCTACGAGCACATATAAAATTACATGTTTTATGCAGATGATTGTTTAACCACTCCCACTTTTCTTTACTTCTTAATGTCTTAATCATATTGATATTGATTATCACCTCCAAGTTTCTTCACCAACCTTTTCTGAGGTTGGCCTAACATTTCATATATCCATAGTATGTTtccacaataatatatatatgcttttctttatttaattaGTATATGCGAGTTTCTATaaccataaacaaaaaaaacaagaaaacagaattttcaatCGCAATTCAtgcttaaatttattttttaaaaataatgcgATAAAAAAACTATATCGTAAGAAATACCACGTATATATTACATATTCGTTGTTCTTAGCGTGTGGAGAACCACAACCTTCGGGCTATAAATACACAGCCATATTGTAACTAGCAGCCAGTTTAATAAATTACCACAGTCTATTGTAACATTCACACTAGCATATTGTAACATATACATTTGATGGCTTCTACTGAAAACCCCGATCCAGAAACCGGCAAATCTGAACCGCTTCCGGCGTCAACTGAGGCACTAACACCACCAGCAGCACCGTCCTCAGCCTCCAGTTTCCTAGATTGCCGGAAAATAGACATCATAATAAGAGTTTTGCTTTTCTCAGCCACACTGACTGCTCTTATAGTAATGGTGACTAGCGACCAGACCGAAATGACTCAGCTCCCTGGAGCTCCATCTCCTGCTCCTGTCTCCGCCGAGTTCAGTGACTCGCCCGCTTTCATGTCCGTCTTTAAACTAAACTCAATCTTGCATCATCATTATAAAGACTTTGTATCATATGCTTTTTTCATTTAAACACTTTACGTTACTATATACTACAAACATGCAGATACTTCGTGGTGGCTCTTGTGGTGGCTGGTTTCTACGCCTTAATCTCAACAATTATTTCCATATCTCTACTCTTACGACCTGAGTTCGTTGCACAGTTCTCCATTTATATATCTTCCTTTGACAtggtaaattgatttacaaGTAACTTTGAATCTTTCATTACAACTTAAGATTATTTAAATGTATTTTCCGGAACATATGTATACGTGAGCAGGTTGTGCTGGGGATTTTGGCGTCTGCGACGGGAACGGCGGGAGGAGTTGCGTACATAGCGCTGAAAGGAAATGAAGAAATTGGATGGAACAAGATTTGTAACGTCTACGACAAGTTTTGTCGTTACATTGCAACGTCGCTTGCCTTATCTCTCTTTGCTTctcttctgcttctagttttaTCCATTTGCTCTATGTGGAAGAGAACAACAACATGAACAAGCTGTAAACCGCAATGACAAATTAAATCCTATCGATCCTAACGTGTGCTTTGTTCACAcgtgcgtgtgtgtgtgtgtgtctgatTTGGTTTGCTGGTTATGTTATGTATATCTTTCTATCTCATGGTGTTGTTAAACTTATCTCATGGTGTTGTTGTAACTTGTGATCATAAGCATGCGTTTCTGTCCAGTCTCATGTGATTCCACGTATCTATGTCTATATAGTCTTGCTATTTACACGACTTCCTCATAattaaagaaaacacacatacaTAAAAAGCACGTGTGGAAGATTGGTAGATATATTGGTTGCATAACATTAATCAGGTAATATGTTCTTGCATGAACCTGACCCAATATGGAGTGGTGAATCTTATAAATTTGTAACCAGGTTCAAACTTTTAATTTTAGTGTGTATAAACATGAGAAACCGTGATACCGATCTCCCTTTTTAGAGTTAATTAATAAGCagacaaatttatttataaatgtgtACAAACTTTTacgttttttgtttttcttgattaGCCGAACCAAAAAATTCCAGTCATTTAGTTAACAAGATAAATACATACAGTTTTacaaaaacatatagaaaaGTTTATGAAACCAATGGTTTTCTTACGATATTTTTGTTCACATAATTATGCTTAGGTTTATCATTATAAtttatactaggttaagatccgcgccttgcgcgggatgaatattatatataaattatttttaagtattatatattttttacatattatgaaataataaatatatattgaataattaaaaatttagtaactattacgtatataattaaattggtacaaatacttaaataaattttattaatccagacaaacaatttttctattttatatggtataaaatttagtttaaatgatattaacatagatatatagtatatttttaatattgacatctgttaaaaaaatattttatactcatattatttttgatcatttgtatttctttataacaaattttttaaattaatgataACAATAATtgtgggatgtttaatagttttagtaatttataagtttaaaaacattcaatgcaaagtttaaattctaaatattaagttgttagtaattgttcaaaatgtttatcaaaaaaatttggtatataattcgaaattaaaatacttatgtattttatatgatatataatttatttttaaaaaatattaatatttattaaatgacatttCCTACTTATTAAATttcgtaatcatttgtatcttgttataacataaattttaaccCACGGATCACAAAAATTACAATGTGggatttttaacaactttagtcatttatatttttttttaaaaattcaaaatataacatatatgacaaaatctaaatttttattatatagttaatgtggttgtttaatttattttaataagttgattttttttttaaaatgatagagaatagactaatttttatcaaatctttattattcaaaatcattaattgtcatatatactttagccacattaggtaattccatgatttttatttaaggaaacaatgaagaacatttatgattaatttatggttagtttaataaaaatcttattatatatttatatggaccaacataattttctaaagattctaagaatgattgtggtgatgacatgtagctacaaaaatatattgtaatgtttctcttttaatatataggagattttAGATTTCTATGTTATGGGTCTCTTAGGATCATTTATTATAAACTAATCCAACTAATCATTGACTATCTGTTGGCGTTTATGATTATGATTTAGAGTGTAGGGTCTGATTTTGTGTTTAAGACTTATAGTTGTGTTTTCAAGGGTTTAGTGCTCACTCTACGTCAATTACATGTTTCGGATATATAGTTTTCTTACAactcctgattttttttttaaaaatatctataaatttttaaatatgtttatctTATGTAACTAGTGTTCATCCTTATTCAAATGGTGACAATTTtgaatttctatatatatatatatttttttttgtcagctgaatttctatattttaaatcatacaaattaattaaattcacAACACTGTAACTCTACAAGTGTGCGAAGCTTTGCGGACCACAGAGAATGAACACTCAACAATTTCACATATCTAATAGTACGATTCTTCCTGATTGAAGTTATATGATTTAGATTTGGCTTATAAATTAACCGTAAACATACATTCCTTAAGTACAATACTTTTCAGAGGTATATATATAGGCATGATCTTTGTAAATcaaaaaagaatctgaaaactTCACTCTAGCCTTACATCACGTTTTAGAATGGTTgctatttcaaaattaaataatttggtCGATTATGCTATATCCACCAAATCGCCCAATTacattcaaatatatttttaccatGCAAGTACATTCATCGTGGGCCTCGCCTCGGcccaatatatattttagttcgTTATTCTTGATCACGCCAATGAAAAgcgaagataaaaaaaataaacactaaAAAAAATGTTGATATCTCTCAGAGAGTCAAATCATATGATGACGTCTCGGCTCCTACTGTAGCTGACAGACTTGGGAAGTAGTGTTTTGTAATAAAGGCGGGCTTTTTTCTCCTTTCATCTTCTAGGGTTTTCTCTCCAGTGATCATTGAGCAGCAACATGATGCTAAAGGACTGTGAAGTCGAAGTGTGTTCAGAGGAAGAAGGCTTCGTAGGCGCGTGGTTTCGAGCCGTGTTAGAAGAGAACCCCACCAAGTCCGGTCGGAAGAAGCTCCGCGTCCGCTACATTACTCTGCTAAGCGACGACGGTCTCACTCCTCTCACCGAGTTCATCGAGCAGAGATTCATCAGGTCGATCCCTCCGAAGGAGATGCAGAACGAAGTCGTTTTGGAGGAAGGAACTTTGGTCGATGCGGATCACAGAGATGGGTGGTGGACAGGTGTCATCTCGAAGAAGATAGAAGAGGGTGAGAAGTTTTTGGTTTACTTCGATTCGCCGCCTGATATAATCGAGTTCGAGAGGAATCAGTTAAGGGCTCATCTTGAATGGACCGGGTGGAAATGGGTCGTACCCGACAAGGAGGTACGAGGTTCTGGTTTAGTGGTCCTGTTGAAGTCTGTGTCTTAAAAGTTTGCTCCTTTATTACAAAAGGTTGAAGCTTTGTATTGCATCTTATGTTTGAATAGCTAAAGTTAGCTGCTTTATTACAAAATGtctgaagctttgtgttgcatCTTATGTTTCAGTAGCTGCTTTATTACAAAATGtctgaagctttgtgttgcatCTTATGTTTGAGTAGTTAAAGGTTGCTCCTTTATTACAAAATGTTGAACCTTTGTTTTGCATGTTATGTTTCAGTAGCTGTTTTGTTACAAAAAggttgaagctttgtgttgcatATTGTGTTTCAATAGTTAAAGGTAGCTGCTTTATTACAAAAAGGTTGAAGCTTTGTCGTCTGTGTTGTTGCATGTTATGTTTGAATAGTTAAAAGGTCTATTCTTTTGTTTAGAGTAGACTGTTttaacttctcttttttttgttgttgtccttgaaagaaagtggataactccgAGTTTTGCTCGGGAGCAACGGTGGAAGTGTGTTCTGCCAAAGACAAAGCGTGGTACCCGGCGTTGATGGTTACAGAGATTGAAGGAGAAGATGGCGAGAGTAAGTTCCTTGTCAAGGACTTTAATCAGCGGTTGAGCTGCATTGGTGGTGAGGCAACACCAAGCTTGGTTGTTGACGGTCACAGTGTGAGACCCGCACCGCCTCCTTCCTCCGTTGGGGAGTTTGAGTTGATGGCACGTGTAGAGCTCTTGCGTGGCTCTGGATGGTGCCAAGGGTTGGTGCAGAAGATTCTCTCAGAGGAACGTTACTGGGTTAGTTTAGACGTTACCAAGGAGGAATATGTGTTTAAACACTCGGAGCTTCGGCCATTGATGGTGTGGGAGAATGGGAATTGGCGTGACGAAT
It encodes the following:
- the LOC125609114 gene encoding CASP-like protein 1D2; its protein translation is MASTENPDPETGKSEPLPASTEALTPPAAPSSASSFLDCRKIDIIIRVLLFSATLTALIVMVTSDQTEMTQLPGAPSPAPVSAEFSDSPAFIYFVVALVVAGFYALISTIISISLLLRPEFVAQFSIYISSFDMVVLGILASATGTAGGVAYIALKGNEEIGWNKICNVYDKFCRYIATSLALSLFASLLLLVLSICSMWKRTTT